In Candidatus Bathyarchaeia archaeon, the following are encoded in one genomic region:
- a CDS encoding serine protein kinase RIO, with protein MPFETRVEKRLRRKEKRYETEQLMKEKRSEEYEVLEEVFDRSTLMVIYDFMNKGTINEIYGVVRAGKESRVYWGKDKQGNELAIKIYLTVSAEFRKGILKYIEGDPRFTGLRRDTRSLIFAWAQKEYKNLELATQAKVRVPRPIAVKNNVLIMEFIGKEGVTAPSMKELPPKKPEKIYQTLLGYLKKLYTKAELVHGDLSEYNIMIWKGRPVLFDMSQAVLTSHPMAEFLLRRDLTNLNRFFSKLGVDVPSLEECYRKVTGLGET; from the coding sequence GTGCCTTTTGAAACACGCGTCGAAAAAAGACTTCGAAGAAAAGAGAAACGTTACGAAACCGAGCAGTTAATGAAGGAAAAACGAAGCGAAGAATATGAGGTTTTAGAAGAAGTTTTTGACCGTTCAACATTGATGGTAATCTACGACTTCATGAATAAAGGAACAATAAACGAAATCTACGGAGTTGTTAGAGCTGGAAAAGAATCACGCGTTTACTGGGGAAAAGACAAGCAAGGAAACGAATTGGCAATAAAAATCTACTTAACGGTTTCAGCAGAATTCCGAAAAGGCATCCTCAAATACATTGAGGGAGACCCGAGATTTACAGGCTTAAGACGTGACACGCGCTCGCTGATTTTTGCGTGGGCTCAGAAAGAATACAAAAACTTGGAGTTAGCAACCCAGGCGAAGGTTAGAGTCCCAAGGCCGATTGCCGTGAAAAACAATGTGTTAATTATGGAGTTTATAGGTAAAGAAGGTGTCACTGCTCCATCAATGAAGGAGCTTCCGCCAAAGAAACCCGAAAAAATTTATCAAACCTTACTAGGTTATTTGAAAAAACTGTATACTAAAGCCGAGCTTGTTCATGGAGATTTAAGCGAATACAACATTATGATTTGGAAAGGTCGCCCAGTATTATTTGACATGTCTCAAGCGGTTCTTACTTCGCATCCTATGGCAGAATTTCTCTTACGCAGAGACCTAACTAATTTAAACAGGTTTTTCAGCAAGTTAGGCGTGGATGTACCCTCTCTAGAAGAATGTTATAGGAAGGTTACGGGTCTTGGCGAAACCTAG
- the eif1A gene encoding translation initiation factor eIF-1A → MGKKKVLTEEELSEMIYPSPNDVLGVAVKLLGFDRVLVKCQDGHERLCRIRGKMKRRVWIREGDVVLVSPWDFQSDKRGDLIWRYTKAQADMLRKKGYLTI, encoded by the coding sequence GTGGGTAAGAAGAAGGTCCTAACAGAAGAAGAATTAAGCGAAATGATATATCCATCCCCAAACGATGTTTTGGGAGTAGCCGTTAAACTACTTGGATTCGACCGTGTTCTAGTCAAATGCCAAGACGGACACGAACGCTTATGCCGCATACGCGGAAAAATGAAAAGACGAGTTTGGATAAGAGAAGGAGATGTTGTGTTAGTTTCCCCATGGGATTTCCAATCAGACAAGCGCGGCGACTTAATCTGGCGTTACACAAAAGCTCAAGCGGACATGCTTCGAAAAAAAGGCTATTTAACCATCTAA
- a CDS encoding M42 family metallopeptidase, which translates to MPEEIELLRKLSNAFGPSGNEGDVAEILKTELEEYADETRVDKLGSIFFHHHGKEGYPRIMLSAHMDEVGFIITYIEENGFLRFETLGGITNNILLGQRILLKGEKGYLKGIIGTKPPHIMTPEEQNKIIPKEDLFIDIGADNLSQAQEKGAEVGTLGVFDVEFTDIGDGYFRGKAFDDRAGCTVLAEVFKSMKDSPYNIVAVGSVQEELGLRGARTAAWQVDPDYGLALEGTFVADVPNTRPDRVSSKIKDGPVITILDKTVFTHPTVLKTLVKVGKEKSIPFQFKKVPMGGTDAGAIHLTKAGVPSGVVAVPCRYIHGPASIIHADDLKNTIKLVTEFVKTISTK; encoded by the coding sequence TTGCCGGAAGAAATTGAACTTCTCAGAAAACTATCAAACGCTTTTGGACCCTCTGGAAATGAAGGAGACGTAGCGGAGATTCTTAAAACTGAACTTGAGGAATATGCTGATGAAACACGTGTTGATAAGCTTGGCAGCATATTCTTTCATCATCATGGAAAGGAAGGATACCCCAGAATTATGCTTTCAGCTCACATGGACGAAGTAGGTTTCATAATCACTTACATAGAAGAAAATGGCTTTCTACGGTTTGAAACACTCGGAGGCATAACAAACAACATCCTACTCGGACAGAGAATACTACTTAAAGGAGAAAAAGGCTACCTAAAAGGAATAATCGGAACCAAACCACCTCACATAATGACGCCCGAAGAACAGAACAAGATAATACCCAAAGAAGACCTGTTCATTGACATAGGCGCCGACAACCTCAGCCAAGCACAAGAAAAAGGCGCAGAAGTGGGCACGCTAGGCGTTTTTGATGTTGAATTCACAGATATAGGCGACGGATATTTCAGAGGAAAAGCATTTGATGACAGAGCAGGATGCACAGTTCTCGCTGAAGTGTTCAAGTCCATGAAAGACTCGCCATACAACATCGTTGCTGTTGGCTCCGTACAAGAAGAACTAGGATTGAGAGGAGCAAGAACCGCCGCTTGGCAAGTAGACCCAGATTATGGATTAGCCCTAGAAGGAACATTCGTTGCCGACGTCCCAAATACTAGACCAGACAGAGTCTCATCAAAAATCAAGGATGGCCCCGTCATAACGATACTGGACAAAACCGTTTTCACTCATCCAACTGTTCTTAAAACTCTAGTTAAAGTTGGAAAAGAAAAGTCAATTCCGTTTCAGTTCAAGAAAGTGCCGATGGGCGGAACAGACGCGGGAGCAATTCACCTCACAAAGGCAGGTGTGCCAAGCGGAGTCGTAGCAGTGCCGTGCAGATACATTCATGGACCCGCCTCAATCATACACGCTGATGATTTAAAGAATACTATAAAGCTTGTAACTGAATTTGTGAAAACCATCTCAACAAAGTAG
- a CDS encoding DUF424 family protein, protein MDVYIKLRKIGNNVLLAMCDEEVLGKTLCEGKIVFQVKEEFYKGTKVSIEEAIAMIENSTIVNMVGTNVVKKAVEKGYVHPEAILNIEGIPHAQIVKM, encoded by the coding sequence TTGGATGTCTATATTAAACTTCGAAAAATCGGCAACAACGTATTATTAGCCATGTGCGACGAGGAAGTTCTCGGAAAAACCCTCTGCGAAGGCAAAATAGTTTTTCAGGTCAAAGAAGAATTCTATAAAGGCACAAAGGTAAGCATCGAAGAAGCAATTGCAATGATAGAAAACTCAACAATAGTAAACATGGTAGGCACAAATGTCGTTAAAAAAGCCGTAGAAAAGGGATACGTGCATCCAGAAGCGATTCTTAATATAGAGGGGATACCCCACGCGCAAATCGTAAAAATGTAG
- a CDS encoding translation initiation factor IF-2 subunit beta codes for MKYDYDALLKKARSQIPEVASKRERLELPRLNHSVIGMRTIIYNFKEIADALNRDPQHLLKFLTRETATAATLQESRAIFKGKFSHETIERLLQRYLETFVMCPVCKRPDTKIVKEKRLSFLVCEACGARSAVQQL; via the coding sequence ATGAAATATGACTATGATGCGCTACTGAAAAAGGCGCGTTCCCAAATTCCAGAAGTCGCCTCAAAACGCGAACGACTAGAACTGCCCAGATTGAACCATTCAGTAATCGGCATGCGCACAATAATCTACAACTTCAAAGAAATCGCAGACGCATTAAATCGTGACCCGCAACATTTGTTGAAGTTTTTGACGCGTGAAACCGCTACCGCAGCGACATTGCAGGAGTCGCGAGCCATTTTTAAAGGAAAATTCTCACACGAAACTATAGAAAGACTCTTGCAGAGATACTTGGAAACCTTCGTGATGTGCCCAGTCTGCAAGCGTCCAGACACAAAGATTGTAAAGGAGAAACGACTATCATTTCTAGTGTGCGAAGCATGCGGAGCAAGGTCAGCAGTGCAGCAACTTTAA
- a CDS encoding cob(I)yrinic acid a,c-diamide adenosyltransferase, producing MGYIYLYTGTGAGKTTNALGLALRSIGHKHKVVIIQFLKWWKNTGEYKIRKMLAPYYEIYQFGRKGWHGLDNLDERDKKLAYKALRFAEKIIKEKKPHLLVLDEINLALYCRLLDVNDVLKLLDKVPKKTDVVLTGRFAPKELIDRADFVNEIVDVKHLKELVATKGIQY from the coding sequence ATGGGTTACATCTACCTCTATACCGGGACTGGCGCGGGTAAAACTACAAACGCTTTGGGCTTGGCGCTTCGTTCCATTGGACACAAACACAAAGTTGTAATAATTCAGTTTTTGAAGTGGTGGAAAAACACTGGCGAATATAAGATTCGAAAGATGCTTGCGCCTTACTATGAGATTTATCAGTTTGGCAGAAAAGGGTGGCATGGACTAGACAATCTAGACGAGCGAGATAAGAAACTAGCGTATAAAGCGCTAAGATTTGCTGAGAAAATTATTAAGGAAAAGAAGCCGCATCTGCTGGTTTTAGACGAAATTAATCTAGCTTTGTATTGCAGACTTCTTGATGTAAATGATGTTCTGAAGTTACTGGACAAGGTTCCGAAAAAAACTGATGTCGTATTGACTGGAAGATTTGCTCCGAAAGAACTGATAGACCGCGCAGACTTTGTAAACGAAATAGTTGATGTTAAACATTTGAAAGAGCTGGTTGCAACAAAAGGAATTCAATATTGA